Sequence from the Flavobacterium sp. J372 genome:
TTGAAAAGATTTAATACAGATTGGTAATGTTTAAGTAAGTTTGTGTAATCGATTGCGTATGATGATTTGCAAACTCTTTTTTATAACGATACTTCTTTTACTTTCCTGCATTTGCACTGGGCAAAGTGCTTTAGATACTTCTTACACGATACATAGTACTTATACAAAAGAAATCCGCAAATTTCCTTTCATCACGATAGCTAAGCGGGAAAAAGATAAGTCGATTACAGTCAATAAAAATGTAGTTTATAAACGAATAGGCAACCGCGCACTTCACTTTGATGCATTTTTTAGTAATGGAGGGCCGACTTACCCTGCAGTGATATTAATACACGGAGGTGGATGGAAATCAGGCAGCAAAGAACAAATGAATTTGCTTGCGCAGGAGATAGCGGCAAGGGGATATTCATGCTTTTGTGTGCAATACCGGCTTTCCGGTGAAGCTGTTTATCCGGCAGCCATCCAGGATGTACAGGCAGCAATAAGGTTTATCAAAACCAACGCAGCAATGTTTGGTGCCGACCCTGGCAAAGTAGCAGTTTTAGGCTGTTCATCCGGCGGGCAAATGGCAGCGCTTATCGGTACAGCTAATGCCGGGCACAAATCTGGCGACTATAATTATCCCAATCATAATGTTATAGATGCAATCATAAATATGGATGGCATACTCGCCTTTCACCATCCGGAATCGAAAGAGGGCAAAGTTGCGTCACAGTGGCTTGGCGGAACATATGAGGAAAAGCCTGAGGTGTGGGAGGAAGCATCTGCGCTTACCTATGCCGGTGATAAAACACCGCCGATATTGTTCATAAACACCGACATGCCGCGCTTTCATGCCGGGCGTGATGATATGATTGCTGTACTTAATAAATATAATATTTACAGCGATGTAAAAACCATAAAAAGTTCGCCACATTCGTTTTGGTTCTTTGACCCGTGGTTTGACCAGATAGTGGAGTGGTCGGTACAATTTTTAGATAAAGTATTAAAAGGTAAATAATGAAAACATTAAAGATTATTGCAGCACTCCTGCTGGTATCATACAATGGAGTTCACAGCCAGGAAACAAGTAAAAAGAAACAGGCTAAAACCTATGCTGAAATTTCAGTAAAAGAGGATGGTAAATGGGAAGGGCGCAAATATATAGGCGGCACTTTTAAAAATGTAAACAGCCTAAGGGTTGCTGATGAGCATACCG
This genomic interval carries:
- a CDS encoding alpha/beta hydrolase, producing MICKLFFITILLLLSCICTGQSALDTSYTIHSTYTKEIRKFPFITIAKREKDKSITVNKNVVYKRIGNRALHFDAFFSNGGPTYPAVILIHGGGWKSGSKEQMNLLAQEIAARGYSCFCVQYRLSGEAVYPAAIQDVQAAIRFIKTNAAMFGADPGKVAVLGCSSGGQMAALIGTANAGHKSGDYNYPNHNVIDAIINMDGILAFHHPESKEGKVASQWLGGTYEEKPEVWEEASALTYAGDKTPPILFINTDMPRFHAGRDDMIAVLNKYNIYSDVKTIKSSPHSFWFFDPWFDQIVEWSVQFLDKVLKGK